Proteins found in one Clostridium butyricum genomic segment:
- a CDS encoding LysR family transcriptional regulator: protein MIIDLNLYKVFLTVAKYQNISHAADILFVSQPAVSKSIKTLEKHLNIQLFSRNSKGVSLTPEGKILYEHIETAFNHMSIGENYIEKLKNKEIGKINLGVSTTIGKHFFLPRFRDFISQYPNFKIKIVNKPTLDTIKLVKEEKLDLGIIGTAPVETDIGFIKVKTIHDIFVASNTYLNNLNLSDINDVFTKGSFMLLENPNATRQYIDDYFASNNIDIVPDIEASNMDFLIECAINNLGITSTLKEFLAYELKNKILVEIPIETTIQPRNIGIIYKKNSTLSIAADTLIDFLLK, encoded by the coding sequence ATGATTATTGATTTAAACTTGTATAAAGTATTCTTAACAGTTGCTAAATATCAAAATATATCTCATGCTGCAGATATATTGTTTGTATCTCAGCCAGCTGTAAGCAAATCTATAAAAACATTAGAAAAGCACCTTAATATACAACTTTTCTCTCGTAATTCTAAAGGAGTTTCTCTAACTCCTGAAGGAAAAATATTATATGAACATATTGAAACGGCTTTTAATCATATGAGCATTGGTGAAAATTACATAGAAAAATTAAAAAACAAAGAAATAGGAAAAATTAATTTAGGTGTAAGTACAACTATAGGAAAACATTTTTTTCTTCCACGCTTCAGAGACTTTATAAGTCAATATCCTAACTTTAAAATTAAAATTGTAAATAAACCTACATTAGATACAATAAAGCTTGTAAAAGAAGAAAAACTTGATCTTGGGATTATTGGTACTGCACCAGTAGAAACTGACATAGGTTTTATCAAAGTCAAGACTATTCATGATATCTTTGTGGCAAGCAATACTTATCTTAATAATTTGAATTTAAGTGATATAAATGATGTTTTTACCAAAGGTTCATTTATGCTTCTTGAAAATCCGAATGCCACACGACAATATATAGATGATTACTTTGCTTCTAACAATATAGATATAGTTCCAGATATTGAAGCAAGTAATATGGATTTTTTAATTGAATGTGCAATAAATAACCTTGGAATAACTTCTACATTAAAAGAATTTCTTGCTTATGAACTTAAAAATAAAATTCTTGTGGAAATTCCAATTGAAACTACTATTCAACCAAGAAATATAGGAATTATATATAAAAAAAACTCTACTCTTTCTATTGCTGCGGATACCCTTATTGATTTTTTATTAAAATAA
- the preA gene encoding NAD-dependent dihydropyrimidine dehydrogenase subunit PreA, with amino-acid sequence MSSISYKDINLRECVSACLLCNDAPCKKACLNGVETDKIIRSLHFENKDGAVNKLPDISFCNDCKIKYCEKACLKDKISEPVKIQYIMKNLYDESKIEEKQVDLSIDFCGVHCENPFFLSSSVVGSNYEMVAKAFDMGWAGVAFKTIGFFVPDEVSPRFASLTKENVPFIGFKNIEQISDHSLEENIGFLKKLKENYPKKIIVASIMGENEEEWTKLAKIMTNAGADIIECNFSCPQMVGEGLGSDVGQNPDLVSMYTRATRKGTHLPILAKMTPNIGDMTIPAKAAMKSGATGVAAINTIKSIMNIDLENFGSEPDIEGKTSIGGYSGKAIKPIALRFINEMKKCNELKDTPISGMGGIETWRDAAEFMTLGCENLQVTTSVMQYGYRIIEDLIEGTKLYLSSNGYTSIREIVGKALNNIVTADKLKRDSICYPRFNMEKCVGCGRCYLSCYDGGHQAITVDRKTNKPVLIVDKCVGCHLCITVCPVQAVNPGKRVHKNNKKTG; translated from the coding sequence ATGAGTAGTATTTCATACAAAGATATTAATTTAAGAGAGTGTGTATCAGCATGTTTGCTTTGCAATGATGCTCCGTGTAAAAAAGCCTGTTTGAATGGAGTTGAAACAGATAAAATTATACGTTCACTTCACTTTGAAAATAAGGATGGAGCAGTTAATAAGCTTCCAGATATATCTTTTTGTAATGATTGCAAAATTAAATATTGTGAAAAAGCATGTTTAAAAGATAAAATAAGTGAACCGGTAAAAATTCAATATATAATGAAAAATCTTTATGATGAATCTAAAATAGAAGAAAAGCAAGTTGACTTATCAATAGATTTTTGTGGTGTACATTGTGAGAATCCATTTTTTCTTTCATCGTCAGTAGTTGGAAGTAATTATGAAATGGTAGCAAAAGCATTTGATATGGGATGGGCAGGAGTCGCATTTAAAACTATAGGATTTTTTGTGCCAGATGAGGTATCCCCAAGATTTGCATCACTTACAAAAGAAAATGTTCCATTTATAGGTTTTAAGAATATTGAACAAATATCAGACCATAGCTTGGAAGAAAATATAGGTTTTTTAAAGAAGCTTAAAGAAAATTATCCTAAGAAAATAATAGTAGCGTCAATTATGGGAGAAAATGAAGAAGAGTGGACTAAACTAGCAAAAATCATGACAAATGCAGGAGCAGATATTATAGAATGCAATTTTTCATGTCCACAAATGGTTGGAGAAGGTTTGGGGTCGGATGTTGGACAAAATCCTGATTTAGTATCAATGTACACACGTGCAACAAGAAAAGGTACTCATTTACCGATTCTTGCCAAAATGACACCTAATATCGGAGATATGACAATACCAGCAAAAGCAGCTATGAAATCTGGAGCAACAGGAGTAGCAGCAATAAACACAATAAAGAGCATTATGAATATCGATCTTGAGAACTTTGGTTCAGAGCCAGATATTGAAGGCAAAACAAGTATTGGTGGATATTCAGGTAAAGCAATAAAGCCAATAGCTTTGAGATTTATTAATGAAATGAAAAAGTGTAATGAGCTAAAAGATACACCTATAAGTGGAATGGGAGGTATTGAAACATGGAGGGATGCAGCTGAGTTTATGACACTTGGATGTGAAAATTTGCAGGTTACGACTTCAGTTATGCAATATGGATATAGAATAATAGAAGATTTAATAGAAGGTACTAAGCTATACTTAAGTTCAAATGGTTATACTAGTATAAGGGAAATAGTAGGTAAGGCTTTAAATAATATTGTAACTGCAGATAAACTTAAAAGAGATAGTATATGTTATCCAAGATTTAATATGGAAAAATGTGTAGGATGTGGAAGGTGCTATTTATCTTGCTATGATGGTGGACATCAAGCAATAACAGTAGATAGAAAAACAAATAAACCAGTTCTTATAGTAGACAAATGTGTAGGATGCCATTTATGTATAACAGTATGCCCAGTACAAGCGGTAAATCCAGGCAAGAGAGTCCATAAGAATAATAAAAAGACAGGATAA
- the trpB gene encoding tryptophan synthase subunit beta → MQNKKYGEFGGQYVSESLMNTLNELEKAYNQAINDENFWNEYNYYMKEYVGRENPLYLAAKLSKKYGPKIYLKREDLNHTGAHKINNVIGQILLAKRMGKKKVIAETGAGQHGVATATGAALFDMECKVFMGTEDIERQKLNVLRMEMLGAKVVPVTSGSNTLKDATNEAIRTWSKEAEDTFYVLGSALGPEPYPEIVKNFQSIISKEAKKQILEKEGRLPSAVVACCGGGSNSIGMFAEFIDDKKVELYGVEAAGKGIETGEHAAAFSEKRPGVLHGMRSYLLQNEDGNIKLAYSISAGLDYPGIGPEHAYLGSIGRVKYDSVTDNEAMEALLELCKMEGIIPAIESAHALAYLPKLCKKLKKDDIVIVCLSGRGDKDVTTIAQYIEERGGFNE, encoded by the coding sequence ATGCAGAATAAAAAATATGGAGAGTTCGGAGGACAATATGTTTCTGAATCTCTTATGAATACACTAAATGAGCTAGAAAAGGCTTATAATCAAGCAATAAATGATGAGAACTTTTGGAATGAATATAATTATTACATGAAAGAATATGTTGGAAGAGAAAATCCGCTTTATCTAGCAGCAAAATTAAGTAAAAAATATGGTCCTAAGATATATTTGAAAAGAGAAGATTTAAATCATACAGGTGCTCATAAAATAAATAATGTTATCGGACAGATTTTACTTGCTAAACGTATGGGCAAGAAAAAAGTAATTGCAGAAACAGGAGCTGGTCAGCATGGTGTTGCTACAGCAACTGGTGCAGCACTTTTTGATATGGAATGTAAGGTTTTTATGGGAACAGAAGATATTGAAAGACAAAAACTCAATGTTTTAAGAATGGAAATGCTTGGAGCAAAGGTTGTACCTGTAACATCTGGAAGTAACACATTAAAGGATGCAACAAATGAAGCTATAAGGACATGGTCAAAGGAAGCAGAAGATACTTTTTATGTTTTAGGGTCAGCATTGGGACCAGAGCCATATCCAGAAATAGTTAAGAATTTTCAAAGCATAATAAGCAAGGAAGCAAAAAAACAGATTTTAGAGAAAGAGGGGAGGTTGCCATCAGCAGTTGTAGCATGCTGTGGTGGAGGATCAAATTCAATTGGAATGTTTGCAGAATTTATTGATGATAAAAAGGTTGAATTATATGGAGTAGAAGCAGCTGGTAAAGGAATAGAAACTGGAGAACATGCAGCAGCCTTTTCAGAGAAAAGACCTGGTGTATTACACGGAATGAGATCATATCTTCTTCAGAATGAAGATGGAAATATTAAGCTTGCTTATTCTATTTCTGCAGGTCTTGATTATCCTGGAATTGGTCCTGAACATGCTTATTTAGGAAGTATTGGACGTGTAAAATATGATAGTGTTACTGATAATGAAGCAATGGAAGCACTTTTAGAATTGTGCAAAATGGAAGGTATAATACCTGCAATTGAAAGTGCTCATGCTCTTGCATATCTCCCTAAGCTTTGTAAAAAACTTAAAAAAGATGACATTGTAATAGTGTGTTTATCTGGACGTGGTGATAAAGATGTTACTACAATTGCACAATATATAGAAGAGAGAGGTGGTTTTAATGAATAG
- the trpA gene encoding tryptophan synthase subunit alpha has translation MNRIEKKLKDLQNNNKKAFITYMTAGLPDMKKSGEIIKAQSEAGVDIIELGIPFSDPIADGPVIQDASYRSIQKGTNLKKIFELVKEVREECEIPIIFMLYYNTVLYYGVENFVKKCIECSVDGIIIPDLPFEETFEIIEFLNKDEDAPFLIPLVSPVSKDRIPMLVEDQKGFVYCVSSMGVTGQNGEFHKDVKNYLNVVKNLSKIPVMMGFGIKNPEDIEPYKDVIDGCIVGSHFIEIMNKSNYDINEIKDYISTFKLKLNK, from the coding sequence ATGAATAGAATTGAAAAAAAACTAAAAGATCTTCAAAATAACAATAAGAAAGCTTTTATTACGTATATGACAGCAGGGCTTCCTGATATGAAAAAAAGTGGAGAAATAATAAAGGCACAGTCAGAAGCTGGAGTTGATATTATTGAACTTGGGATACCATTTTCAGATCCAATTGCTGATGGTCCTGTAATTCAAGATGCTTCATATCGATCTATACAAAAGGGGACAAACCTTAAAAAGATATTTGAGCTTGTAAAGGAAGTTCGAGAGGAATGTGAAATACCAATTATATTTATGCTTTATTATAATACAGTATTGTATTATGGTGTTGAAAATTTTGTGAAAAAGTGTATTGAATGTAGTGTTGATGGAATAATAATTCCAGATCTTCCATTTGAAGAAACCTTTGAAATAATAGAATTTTTAAATAAAGATGAAGATGCACCATTTTTAATTCCACTTGTCTCACCTGTATCAAAAGATAGAATTCCAATGCTCGTTGAAGATCAGAAAGGTTTTGTCTACTGTGTTTCTTCAATGGGTGTTACAGGACAGAATGGAGAGTTTCATAAAGATGTTAAAAATTATTTGAATGTAGTCAAAAATTTATCTAAAATACCTGTAATGATGGGATTTGGAATAAAGAATCCTGAAGATATAGAACCATATAAAGATGTTATTGATGGATGTATTGTAGGTTCACACTTTATAGAAATTATGAATAAAAGCAATTATGATATAAATGAAATAAAAGATTATATAAGTACATTTAAATTAAAACTAAATAAATAG
- a CDS encoding sugar-binding transcriptional regulator, whose product MAIYDNDRLVIKICKLFYEDNMSQKDISLVLGISKPQVCRMLNYAKKNHIVEFTINNPYSHEFDLEEKLINRYSLKEVFVFNFPYKNITEGIEKLGECCALQLDKYFTDNATIGVMSGRTIASISNFAHKLTREGLMFVPLVGNMGTKGHTWHANVIAENFARKTGGDYCLLNAPILFQNKETCNLMKKEPSISQILDRGRSCNIALIGIGEINTLSTSYLGGAFSINDVTSLTKHNACASVCTSYISKYGKIIDTDLNSRSIGISLNELENTTTIAVSIGNEKVEATKAALKSGYVDIFMTSLDIAEKLLEL is encoded by the coding sequence ATGGCAATATATGATAATGATAGGCTAGTGATTAAAATATGCAAGTTATTTTATGAAGATAATATGAGCCAAAAAGATATTTCTCTTGTGTTAGGCATATCTAAGCCACAAGTATGCCGAATGCTCAACTATGCAAAAAAAAATCATATTGTAGAATTTACAATTAATAATCCCTATTCCCATGAATTTGACTTAGAAGAAAAACTTATAAATAGGTATTCTTTAAAAGAGGTTTTTGTATTTAATTTTCCATATAAAAATATCACTGAAGGAATAGAAAAGCTTGGAGAGTGTTGTGCTTTGCAACTTGATAAATATTTTACAGATAACGCTACAATAGGAGTAATGAGCGGACGTACCATAGCATCTATTTCTAATTTCGCACATAAACTTACAAGAGAAGGATTAATGTTTGTACCCTTAGTTGGAAATATGGGAACAAAAGGTCATACTTGGCATGCAAATGTAATCGCTGAGAACTTTGCGAGAAAAACTGGTGGAGATTACTGCCTTTTAAATGCTCCTATATTATTTCAAAACAAAGAAACCTGTAATCTTATGAAAAAAGAACCCTCAATTTCCCAAATACTTGATAGAGGAAGATCTTGCAATATAGCACTAATTGGTATTGGTGAAATAAATACATTATCAACGTCCTATCTTGGAGGTGCTTTTTCAATAAATGATGTAACTTCACTTACAAAACACAATGCTTGTGCCTCAGTTTGTACGTCTTATATTTCAAAATATGGTAAAATTATAGATACAGACTTAAACTCACGTTCTATTGGAATCTCCCTTAATGAACTTGAGAATACCACAACAATTGCAGTTTCCATAGGCAACGAAAAAGTTGAGGCAACAAAAGCTGCCTTAAAAAGTGGATATGTTGATATTTTTATGACATCCCTTGATATTGCTGAAAAACTTTTAGAATTATGA